From Lolium perenne isolate Kyuss_39 chromosome 5, Kyuss_2.0, whole genome shotgun sequence, a single genomic window includes:
- the LOC127304206 gene encoding probable ubiquitin-conjugating enzyme E2 23: MAVADEAAAMMKTNLCTLDLVSFRQGSRKLADRGLVLSNADGEDDAYTILRVDGSLVTKNASDIGIFDRTLLYVGKIVESVSDYGGQIGVVTGVATTLGVVQLNDGLGATKAVSRVSPADLRRVRALSLGDYVVSGQWLGRVVEVSMDTEISFDDGAVCRVADAASGKIKPAKTHAYLPETNTALYPGARVVINQEDSSVVFMEERWLSGQWKPDRAEGTVTKVEMADVLVYWIASAEQAGMESAPPANQNPDRLTLLCSAPECTWCFADRCFLNADHTDEQLSSSSLPVTMAVSFTCTSVEVLWQDGTRQTMARSTHVSPVEFASDLDFFPGQYVIDNSVADDDAMDAMAMGAASGSKRRVGVVRSLNSKEHMVKVSWFKAAETGPGGWEVECEDTVSAYELARDPDYSAFYGDVVVRLQSDVSESTPLAQKQAQALSWVGHVVDLHVDGHVQVKWGDGSTSTVLPHEISVANNKHYTQLRAELTGSVEEDGVDAPADNDQDGTNVEGGVIQGSDGSGHVSAGSHEDPSVDGDATETRINAIVDDDSVDDSTENVVNKADAHGDDDRSMFPHFDVVKTPPDHHYLDTMEQVSGGGKKWVKAVQKEWKILLNNLPDTIYVGAFEDRMDLLRAVMVGASGTPYQDGLFFFDLQMPPSYPAEPPQVYYHSFGLRLNPILYESGTVCLSLLNTFGGDGTEVWSPATSSVLQVLVSIQGLVLNDQPYYNEPTYETLVGTLAGRRNALPYGENAFLLNLRTMLYLLRRPPQGFEEFVKDHFRRRGRFVLATCAAWLQGCAIHTFVGDARDTAADNQRPCSVGLKLALTKLVSSLLAAFMEIGAEGCDDFQLQFQELKSL; encoded by the exons ATGGCCGTCGCCGACGAGGCCGCTGCCATGATGAAAACAAATCTATGTACCCTAGACCTGGTGAGTTTCCGGCAGGGCAGTCGCAAGCTAGCTGACCGCGGCCTAGTTTTATCCAACGCCGATGGCGAAGACGACGCGTACACGATACTCCGCGTCGACGGCTCGCTAGTGACCAAGAACGCCAGCGACATCGGCATCTTTGACAGGACTCTTCTCTATGTCGGCAAGATCGTGGAGTCAGTGTCCGACTACGGTGGCCAGATCGGCGTCGTCACCGGCGTCGCCACCACCCTCGGCGTGGTCCAGCTGAATGACGGCCTTGGAGCCACGAAGGCCGTGAGCCGCGTGTCGCCAGCTGACCTGCGGCGCGTCCGGGCGCTCAGCCTTGGCGACTACGTCGTGTCCGGGCAGTGGTTGGGCCGGGTGGTCGAGGTGTCCATGGACACGGAGATCTCGTTCGACGACGGCGCTGTCTGCAGAGTCGCCGACGCGGCGTCCGGGAAGATAAAACCAGCTAAGACGCATGCATACCTCCCCGAGACTAACACCGCGCTCTACCCGGGGGCCCGCGTCGTCATCAACCAAGAAGACTCCTCAGTCGTCTTCATGGAGGAGCGGTGGCTAAGCGGCCAGTGGAAGCCGGACCGCGCAGAAGGCACGGTGACCAAAGTGGAGATGGCTGACGTGCTCGTTTACTGGATCGCGTCTGCCGAACAAGCAGGCATGGAGTCCGCCCCTCCGGCCAACCAGAACCCCGACAGGCTGACTCTTCTCTGTTCCGCGCCCGAGTGCACCTGGTGTTTTGCCGACCGCTGCTTTCTTAATGCAGACCACACGGACGAGCAATTGTCGTCGTCGTCATTGCCGGTCACAATGGCCGTCTCCTTCACCTGCACCTCCGTCGAGGTGCTGTGGCAGGACGGCACGCGACAGACTATGGCACGCTCGACGCACGTCTCCCCCGTCGAGTTCGCGAGCGACCTCGACTTTTTTCCGGGACAGTATGTTATTGACAACTCTGTTGCCGACGATGATGCCATGGATGCCATGGCCATGGGTGCTGCCAGTGGATCGAAGAGGCGCGTCGGCGTTGTCAGAAGCCTAAATTCTAAAGAGCACATGGTGAAAGTGTCATGGTTCAAGGCAGCAGAAACAGGGCCTGGCGGGTGGGAGGTTGAGTGCGAGGATACCGTAAGTGCGTATGAATTGGCAAGGGATCCCGATTACTCTGCTTTCTATGGGGACGTCGTAGTTCGTCTACAATCAGACGTAAGTGAAAGTACACCACTAGCGCAGAAGCAAGCACAGGCCCTTTCATGGGTCGGACACGTTGTTGACCTTCATGTCGACGGCCACGTCCAAGTCAAGTGGGGTGACGGCAGCACATCAACG GTATTACCTCATGAGATCAGTGTAGCCAACAACAAACACTACACGCAACTGCGGGCTGAATTGACCGGCTCGGTGGAGGAGGATGGTGTCGATGCTCCTGCG GACAATGACCAAGATGGTACAAATGTCGAAGGGGGCGTGATTCAAGGCAGTGACGGCTCTGGTCATGTATCTGCGGGTAGTCATGAAGATCCTAGTGTTGATGGCGATGCGACGGAGACAAGAATCAACGCAATCGTAGATGATGATAGTGTCGACGACTCTACCGAGAATGTAGTGAACAAGGCTGATGCCCACGGAGATGACGATCGGTCTATGTTCCCACACTTCGATGTTGTGAAGACCCCTCCGGATCACCATTACCTTGACACCATGGAACAG GTCAGCGGCGGCGGAAAAAAGTGGGTCAAGGCCGTGCAGAAAGAGTGGAAAATACTGCTGAACAACTTACCAG ACACCATCTACGTGGGTGCATTTGAGGACCGAATGGACCTGCTCCGGGCGGTAATGGTGGGCGCGAGCGGAACGCCATACCAGGATGGGCTCTTCTTCTTCGACCTCCAGATGCCACCGTCCTATCCAGCTGAGCCACCGCAGGTGTATTACCACTCGTTTGGCCTACGCCTCAATCCCATCCTCTACGAATCCGGCACGGTGTGCCTCAGCCTGCTCAACACGTTTGGCGGGGATGGCACCGAGGTATGGTCACCGGCGACGTCGAGCGTCCTCCAGGTCCTTGTCTCCATCCAGGGCCTCGTCCTCAACGACCAACCGTACTACAACGAGCCCACCTACGAGACCCTGGTCGGCACATTGGCGGGACGTCGCAACGCACTGCCCTATGGCGAGAACGCTTTCCTCCTCAACCTGCGAACCATGCTCTACCTGCTGCGCCGGCCGCCACAAGGATTCGAAGAGTTTGTCAAGGACCACTTCCGCCGTCGTGGGAGGTTCGTGCTTGCAACTTGTGCGGCATGGCTGCAAGGATGTGCCATTCACACGTTCGTCGGTGATGCTCGGGACACCGCTGCAGACAACCAGCGGCCATGCTCGGTAGGGTTAAAGCTTGCACTCACCAAGTTGGTGTCAAGCCTTTTGGCAGCCTTTATGGAGATCGGTGCCGAGGGGTGTGACGATTTCCAGTTGCAGTTCCAAGAGCTAAAGTCCCTTTAA
- the LOC127298295 gene encoding uncharacterized protein isoform X3, translating to MEKAARRRQVPAFGEWNYYYHYDGPETVAPPALAYCYGTTPEPEACSDVWFRYSPPPRKPTPAKKPRRRRVPEGDSDASLEKKGRRSGRPAPAPEAAGCGLARTTRLVRPVDEDLYQVPPPELASHRRRPRRSMWMGCLGCVA from the coding sequence AAGGCGGCGAGGAGGCGTCAGGTGCCGGCGTTCGGGGAGTGGAACTACTACTACCACTACGACGGGCCGGAGACGGTAGCGCCGCCCGCCCTGGCGTATTGCTACGGCACCACCCCCGAGCCGGAGGCCTGCAGCGACGTCTGGTTCAGGTACTCGCCTCCCCCGCGCAAACCCACGCCCGCCAAGAAGCCTAGGAGGAGGAGGGTGCCGGAGGGCGACAGTGATGCGTCgctggagaagaaggggagaAGGAGCGGgaggccggcgccggcgccggaagCTGCCGGCTGCGGCCTGGCGCGCACGACAAGGCTGGTGCGGCCGGTCGACGAGGACCTGTACCAGGTGCCGCCGCCGGAGCTCGCCTCCCACAGGCGCCGCCCCAGGAGGAGCATGTGGATGGGCTGCCTGGGGTGCGTCGCCTGA
- the LOC127298295 gene encoding uncharacterized protein isoform X2 encodes MEKAARRRQVPAFGEWNYYYHYDGPETVAPPALAYCYGTTPEPEACSDVWFRYSPPPRKPTPAKKPRRRRVPEGDSDASLEKKGRRSGRPAPAPEAAGCGLARTTRLVRPVDEDLYQVPPPELASHRRRPRRSMWMGCLGCVA; translated from the exons ATGGAG AAGGCGGCGAGGAGGCGTCAGGTGCCGGCGTTCGGGGAGTGGAACTACTACTACCACTACGACGGGCCGGAGACGGTAGCGCCGCCCGCCCTGGCGTATTGCTACGGCACCACCCCCGAGCCGGAGGCCTGCAGCGACGTCTGGTTCAGGTACTCGCCTCCCCCGCGCAAACCCACGCCCGCCAAGAAGCCTAGGAGGAGGAGGGTGCCGGAGGGCGACAGTGATGCGTCgctggagaagaaggggagaAGGAGCGGgaggccggcgccggcgccggaagCTGCCGGCTGCGGCCTGGCGCGCACGACAAGGCTGGTGCGGCCGGTCGACGAGGACCTGTACCAGGTGCCGCCGCCGGAGCTCGCCTCCCACAGGCGCCGCCCCAGGAGGAGCATGTGGATGGGCTGCCTGGGGTGCGTCGCCTGA